TGACGCTGAAGTTGAGAAGCATTTCAACCGTCCTATAACCCTGATTAAGAACCAGTTCTTCAGCGAGCATGGCTTTAGAGCGAAGGCGCAAGTCGTATTACACAGGATTCTTCACGAGAACAGCGATAATTTCGTGCTAACCATGCCGCCAGGTGGGTTGATGGACAGCTATTGGCGAATTATTAGGGCAGATGACAGTTTAACAACCATAGCGCTAAAGGACAGCCCAGAGAACATCTTGAAAAGGCTCGTGTTTTACGATGATTACTCGAGGCCGATGGCGTCGCCGGTAACCCATGAGAACGCATGGCGCTACCTGCGTGAAATAAAGTTAGACATGAGATATTTTGGACGGACGCACGCTAGAGCAAAGTTTCAGAAGCAGATAGATGGCAAGGGCGCGGCACAGGTGGCAGAGGACTTGCGGGAGATGCTGGGCCTGCAGCGATTGTTGCGGGACAATCACTTTGCAGAGCCTGATCGATAAGGGGGCGCGAAGCAAAAGGCTCCGTCCCTTTTGCTTCTTTTGCTTCAGCCGAGCAGCCACTCCACAATATTGGCGCAACGTATCCCCAGAAAGTCCCTAAACACGCATTCATCCATTGACAAAATTACCTTCGGGTAGTTGTCTGGAACAAGCTGCAGTGGCCTTAGTTCGCGTAGGCGCGTGTTCTCGTCCATAATCGTGGCCGCCACCTGGAAGTATATTTTCTCGTCTGCCTTCGTAGCCACAAAGTCGACTTCGTATTGGTCTAGCTTGCCGATGCATACGTCAAACCCGCGCCGTAAGAGCTCCATAAAGACGACGTTCTCCAGCATGTGCCCGTAATCCGTATTGCGCAAGCCCGTCAAGTGGTTGCGAATGCCGGCATCTACCATGTAGTACTTTTCTAGGGTCTTTAGGTGAAGCCTCCCCCTAAGATCATAGCGATTAGCGCGGTAGATAATATAGGCGTTCTCCAGCATGCGGAGGTAGTTGTCGATTGTCTCGCTGCTAGTTTTTCTGCCGCTACTGGTAAGATAATCGCTAATCTTCTTCGTCGAGACAATGTTACCCACATTTGCGGCCACAAACTTGACTACGCTTTCCAGTAGCGCAGGGTCGCGCACTTGGTTGCGCCAAATCACGTCCTTCATAATGACCGTGCTGTAGATGCCCGCAAGGAACGGCGCGATTGTTTCGGGCCTTTCTTTAAGCTCTACCACCAAAGGTAAACCGCCGTATCGCAGATAAGACGCGAACAGCTCCCTTGGCTTCCCTGCGATAGCCCCGTCATGGAAGTCGACATACTCGCGAAACGACAGGGGCTGCATCTTTATCTCCACGAAGCGTCCGGTAAGTAGCGTAGACAGCTCAGAGGACAAAAGGTAAGCGTTAGAGCCGGTAATGTACATGTCAACATCGCAGTCGACAAATAGCGAGTTTACCGCCTTCTCCCACGCCGGCACCTGCTGCACTTCGTCGAGCAGCACATAGTAGCGCCCACTTCGCTCCGTCATTCTGCCTAGCACCAGTTGATACAGCGCCTTGTAAGTAGTAACCTCGTCAAACTCAATAGACTCAAAGTTAATTCGTATGATGCGACTGCGGCTTACCCCTGCCACGTCAACAAGGTATTGCTCAAACAGCGACAACAATGTGGACTTCCCACAGCGCCTTATGCCCGTAATAACCTTGATTAGCGGCCTGTCGCGAAACGCCACTAGTTGGTCTAAGTAATAGTCTCGCCTCTTCATGCACCCACCTCCCTGTGACAATTATAGCCCAATAAAAATAAAAAATACACGCTTTTTTCGGATATAGACGAAAAAATAACCCCATCGCAACATTGTCTGCGGCAGGGATATCATGTAAACTGTAGACGATAAGGAATTAGTTCACCTTACCCCGGGCCCGCCCCGCGAAAGGGAACAGAGGAGGTGCCCCGTGGCTTCACTAATCGGTGCAGAACAACAAGCGTTCTTCGTGGCGCATGGTGTGCTTGCCGCGTACCTTTTTGGCTCGCGAGCAAAAGGTGAGGCTCGCCCGCATAGCGACTACGACCTCGCTGTCCTCTTTGCCGGTTACCGGCCCGAAGAGCACAACATCGCGTTACGTTTAGAAATGGCCGAGGAGCTCGCAGAGCGCCTTGGCGAGAAAGTTGACTTGGTATTTCTGCAGAGTGCATCTATTGTCATGCGGTTTGAGATTGTTTCTACAGGCAAGGTCGTATATTGCGCAAATGACGACGCCCGTACCGACTTTGAAGACTTGGTTTTTAGGGACTATCTCGATTTTAAGCCTTTCCTAGATCAGTATTACCGCGAAGTAGCCGAAGCCGTGAGAGGGGGCCACTTCTTTGCGAAGCAAAAAGCTCCGTCCCTTTTGCTTCGGCGAGGCAGGTGACCATATATGCGGGAGTTTAACTACAGGGCGATAGACGCCGAGCTGATGACGCCGGAGATAATGAACTTGGTGGCCGCGCTCCACGAGCACAAAGGCCGGCAGGCGCAGTTCCTAGCCGCAAAAGCCGATGTTCTGGAAGCGTTGCTGCGTGTGGCCAAAATACAGAGCACCGGTGCGTCAAACCGCATCGAGGGGATATTCACTTCCGAGGCTAGGCTCGAACAATTAGTCGCCCACAATGCCGAGCCGCTCACCCGAGACGAAGCAGAAATAGCCGGGTACAGAGAAGTGGTTAGCACCATACACGAAAACTACGCCCACATCGCTCTATCCCCAAACGTCATTCTGCAGTTGCACAGGGACTTGTACGCGTTTCACCCCTTAGCCTTTGCCGGCAAGTACAAGAACCAAGACAACGTCATAGAGGAAGAAGACGAGAGCGGGGGCAGGCGCGTCCGTTTTAAAGCACTCTCGGCTTTTGACACGCCACAAGCCTTGGCTAGTCTGTGCGAGGCGTATCACTCTGCTATCAGCGAAGGCAGGATTGACCCTTTGCTCCTGATAGCTAAATTCGTGCTGGATTTCTTGTGCATCCACCCCTTTAACGACGGCAACGGCAGATTGAGTCGCCTGCTAACGCTACTCCTGCTTTATCAGCAGGGTTACACCGTGGGCAAATACATCAGCCTAGAAGCTATCATCGAGCGCAGCAAAGAGAGCTACTACGAGAGCCTCAGGCAGAGCTCGCAAGGGTGGCACGAAGCCCGGCACAGCTACCAGCCGTTTGTGGCCTATCAGCTAGGGGTGCTCCTTAAAGCCTACAAGGAGTTTGCGGCGCGCCTAGAGCCGATTGTCGTCACCAAACTCGGCAAAGCAGACAGAGTGCGAGAGATGTTTACCCGGCAGCTCGGGAAAATCTCAAAGACCGACATTGTGCAGTGCTGCCCAGATATCAGCGTCACCACTATCGAAAAGGCTTTGGCCGATTTGTTGCAGGAGGGGTACATCAAGAAAGTCGGCTCAGGCCGGGCGACTGCGTACGTACGTCGACTTATCTAGGCAAATGCTGCTAACGGACCGGGTTTATGAATGCCCCTGCGCTCAACTCCTAATCAGGGCAATAAGGCTAATCAGGCTCTGGTTATCCTGAGCACCCCCGGTAATTGAGAGCCTGATTTCACTGATTACCCTGATTGGAAGGAGAGGCGCTTATAAAGGCCCTATGACGGCTCAGTGGTCAACTCCTAATCAGGGCAATAAGGCTAATCAGGCTCTGGTTATCCTAAGTAACCCCCGTAGTTTAGAGCCTGATTTCACTGATTACCCTGATTAGAGGGAAAAGTTGGAGACAAAATCCTCAATACTCAGTCCTAATCAGAGCAATAAGGCTAATCAGGCTCTGGTTATCCTAAGTAACCCCCCGTAGTTTAGAGCCTGATTTCACTGATTACCCCTGTGCTCAACTCCTAATCAGGGCAATAAGGCTAATCAGGCTCTGGTTATCCTAAGTAACCCCCGTAGACATTATCTCGAAAGGAGGCCACACATGAAGGTACGCAAAGCAGTAATCCCAGCGGCGGGGCTTGGCACACGCTTCTTGCCGGCCACTAAGGCGCAGCCCAAGGAAATGCTCCCCATCGTAGACAAGCCCACGCTGCAATACATAGTAGAAGAAGCAATCGCCTCAGGCATAGAAGAAATACTTATAATCACCGGCCGCAATAAAAAGTCCATCGAAGACCACTTCGATAAATCTGTCGAGCTAGAGCTAGAGCTAGCGCAAAAAGGCAAGCACGAGCTGCTAGAGCAAGTGCGGCGCATATCCGATTTGGTCAACATCCACTACGTCCGGCAAAAAGAGCCTAAAGGCCTAGGGCACGCCGTCTACTGCGCACGTAGCTTCATCGGCAACGAGCCCTTTGCCGTGCTGCTCGGCGACGACATTGTAGACGGAGAGCCACCCTGTCTAGCGCAGCTAATCCGGCAATACGACGAACACCAAGCTACCATCCTCGGCGTGCAAGAAATCCCGCGCGAGGACGTTAAAAAGTACGGCATTGTCGCCGGGCAGATGCTAGAAGACCGCCTGTGCAAAGTCACCGACCTGGTAGAAAAGCCCGCCGTAACCGATGCTCCCTCGAACATAGCCATCCTCGGCCGCTACATCATCACCCCGCGCATTTTCGAGCTCTTGCAGCACGCGCGCCCCGGCGCCGGCGGCGAAATTCAGCTGACCGATGCGCTTAAGGACCTAGCCCGCCTCGAACCCATGTATGCCTATAGCTTCAGCGGGCGGCGCTACGACGTAGGCGACAGACTAGGTTTCTTGGAGGCCACAATCGACTTTGCCCTGCGGCGCGCAGACCTTAAGGGAGACCTGCTTAAATATCTACACAGGGTACTAAAAAACGAGGGAGGCAAAACCCAGTGAAGCAAAAAGCTCCGTCCCTTTTGCTTCAACTGCGCGGCAACCAAGTTCTCGTCGGCGATGATGTTCAGCCGGTAATACCTGCGGTGCGCAGGTTAGCTGACGCGCGCTATGCTTTTTGTGACGAAGCAGCCGCGGGTATGGACGAGCTCTACTATATGTACCGCGATGTGGCACGCTGCGTAGACAAACCGGTTCTCTTGCAACACGGCCTGCGCTTTGACGTCACACTAATTCCGCCCGGTCTGATTGGGCAGGAGTTTAACAAGACCGTTGGCCACTACCACCCCCTTAAGCCCGGTACCTCAGTAACTTACCCCGAAGTATACGAAGTGCTGCACGGCGAAGCGACCTACCTGCTGCAGCGCCCCTGCGCAGGCGGGGTAGACGACGTGGTGGCCATTAAAGCTACGGCGGGCGACAAAGTAGTTATCCCGCCCGGCTATGGCCACATAACCATTAACGCCGGCACCGAGACGCTGCTAATGTCTAACTGGGTGGCCAGCGACTTTGAGTCCGTCTATGCAGACTATAAGGCGCTGCGCGGTGGGGCGTACTACTTGGTATCGGAAAGCGGTCTAGCACAGTGGCGTCCTAACCCACGCTACGCAAAGAACGCCCCCCTACGGTTTGCGGGCACAAAAGATTACCCCGAGTTTGGGCTAACTTCACTAGAGCCGATGTATAATCTCATTCTAAAAGAACCGGCTCTGCTAAAGTTCGTAACACAGCCTGAGCTAACAGCATGGGAGCCCTAAGGGCTCCCTTTCACACAACTTTTACAATCGCAGGCTAGCTTATCTACGCGCAAACCCAGTAGAATACTGGTGTCGAAAAAACACTGGCATCCAGTTGACAACTCTAGCATTTTGGCGTAGTGTTGTCTTGCTGTCTTGACTCCACCTATTAACATTGTAGTAAGTTCTATGTCGAGGCTTGTCGAAATCTGTCGCAAGATTCGACAGCGCGCAAATTACCTAAGCGTAAGGGGACGAACCCACCATGAGCTTGCTGTGGAAATATAAACTGCTTCTTGCGTTAAGCGATGTAGTGGCGCTGGCGGCCTCCGGGCTGGCAGGGCTACTTCTTCGCTTTGATGGCTATTTGCCACCAATTTTTTACGGCACATGGCTTAGGTACTTGCTCCTAGTCGCACCCGTGTATCTCGTGGTCTACTACAGCTTTGGCCTTTACAGCCGCATCTGGCGCTATGCTTCAGTCCGCGACCTGTTGTCAATTGTCCTTGCTGTCGGCTTGGCAACCACTTCACTGTTCGTTGTGTTCTATGCTGTACCCAATATGGGTTTCCCGCGGAGCGTTTTTGTAATGCAGTTCTTCTTGAATGTGGCCGCCGTAGGCGGGACGCGTTTTGGCATTCGGGTAGTAGACAACCTCACCAGGCGTAGCGGCCGTGCCCCTGGCCGCCAGAAGGTGCTTGTTATCGGCGCTGGTGATGCCGGCAGGTCTTTGGTAGAAGAGATTGCCAAACACCCAGAGCTTGATTACAGTATTATAGGGTTTCTGGATGACGACCCTGCGAAATCTGGCATGCAACTGGCCGGAATTCGTATTTTGGGCCGTGTGTCGCTGCTTGAACAAGTGGCGACAGAACAGGGAATTGAACATGTCATTATTGCCATGCCTTCCGCTCCTGCGGTCCTTGTACGCGATATCACACTGCGCTGCCGAAAGCTCAATATTATGCCAAAAACTGTCCCTAGCCTGCATAGGCTCCTGCGTGACAGCTTCAAAATGAACGAAGTGCGAGATGTGCAAATTGAAGATATTCTCCCCCGCCCAGAGGTAAAGATGAACGGCGATACTATCAACAGCTACATTCGAGGCAAGCGAGTTCTTATAACCGGCGCAGGCGGCAGCATTGGCTCCGAGCTCTCGCGGCAGATTGCGCGCCTTAACCCCGAACACCTTCTCTTGCTGGGGCGTGGTGAAAACAGCATCTTCGAGATACACCGCGAGTTAACCGGCGCTTACCAACTGCTCCCCATTACGCCGCTCATTGCAGACATACGGGATGCAGTGCGCATTAACGCCGTATTTACTGGATACGAACCGCACGTCGTCTTTCACGCGGCAGCCTACAAGCACGTTCCCCTTATGGAGAGCCACCCCGCAGAGGCGCTACAGAACAACGTCCTAGGAACAAATAACGTAGCTCTCGCGGCTTTGCATCACCATACGGAACGCTTCGTCCTAATATCTTCGGATAAAGCGGTTAACCCAAGTGGAGTGATGGGTGCCTCAAAGCGCCTTGCCGAGGTTCTGCTGCAGGGCCTAAACAATAATGGTCCATCAACCAAGTTTATGTCCGTACGTTTTGGCAATGTATTGGGGAGCCGCGGCAGTGTCATACCCATCTTCAAAGAGCAAATCGCCAAGGGCGGCCCCGTTACCGTAACTCACCCCGATATGATGCGCTATTTCATGACCATACCTGAGGCCGTGAGCCTAGTTATCCAGGCTGGCGCAATGGGGAACGGAGGCGAGGTGTTTGTGCTTGATATGGGGCGCCCTGTCAAGGTGCTAGACCTCGCCCTAGACCTAATTAACTTATCCGGTTTGCGGCCGTATCAAGACATACCCATCGTGTTCTCCGGTTTACGGCCGGGAGAAAAGCTTGTCGAAGAAATCCACACGGGTGCCGAAGGCTTGCACCCCACCAAAAACCCACATATATTCGTTACTAGCCCGCCCTTCGTGGACCAAGACACTTGGAGAAATGTGTCTACCGCAACTAAAACTCTGAGCCAGCGCTGTACCTCAGAGGAACTTATGGAGTTTGCCCGCAGTGTGGAGGCCTTGCTGCTAACCCAAGCTGCTGCCACATTAGAACGGCTATTGCCATGAACAGTGCCCATCTACGCATAAAGCGCCTTGTGGACCTATTTGTTGCACTAATTGCCATCTTACTACTATCCCCATTGTGCGGACTCATAGCCATTCTAATTAAAGTGGAGTCCCGTGGCCCAGTCTTGTTCCTGCAGCGCCGCATCGGCAAAGACAATACCGAGTTCCAAATGCTTAAATTTCGTACTATGTATGCTAACACCCCACCCAATGTCCCTACCCACCTCCTAGCATCGCCCGAAACTTACATCACCAAAGTAGGACGGGTCCTAAGGCGCACCAGCTTAGACGAGCTCCCACAGCTAATCAACATTCTGCGGGGAGACATGAGCTTAGTGGGCCCCCGCCCTGCCCTGTGGAATCAATACGACCTTACCGCCAAACGACAGGCAAACGGCGCAAACGCGCTTCGCCCCGGCATTACTGGGTGGGCGCAGGTCTCAGGTCGCGACAGTCTGTCTATTGACGAAAAGGCGCAGTATGACGGCCATTATGCCAAGCACTTAAGCCTAGCCTTTGACGCCAAAATACTGTTCCTCACGGCATGGAATGTGATCTTGGCGAGAGGTGTATTAGAGGGGGCGAGCACCGATGCGGCGAATAATCATAACGGGGGCCGGGAGCTACATCGGTGAGAGCCTCGCTAGCTGGTTAGAAACCTACCCCGGGCAGTATGCGGTGGAAGTAGTCGATACCCTAGGCAACTGCTGGCTGAACAAGGACTTTCGCGGAGCTGATGCGGTTGTAAATGTGGCTGGTATCGCCCATGTACGCGAGAATAGGCAGAATGCGACGCAATTCTACCTAGTAAATCGTGACCTAGCCTGCGCTTTAGCGCAAAAAGCAAAAGTGGACGGGGTGCAGCAGTTCATCCAACTTAGCTCCATGAGCGTTTATGGGCTTGACGAAGGCGTAATAACCGCAGAAACCAAACCAGCCCCGCGCAGTCACTACGGACTTTCTAAGCTGCAGGGGGAACAGCTG
The genomic region above belongs to Selenomonadales bacterium and contains:
- a CDS encoding ATP-binding protein, encoding MKRRDYYLDQLVAFRDRPLIKVITGIRRCGKSTLLSLFEQYLVDVAGVSRSRIIRINFESIEFDEVTTYKALYQLVLGRMTERSGRYYVLLDEVQQVPAWEKAVNSLFVDCDVDMYITGSNAYLLSSELSTLLTGRFVEIKMQPLSFREYVDFHDGAIAGKPRELFASYLRYGGLPLVVELKERPETIAPFLAGIYSTVIMKDVIWRNQVRDPALLESVVKFVAANVGNIVSTKKISDYLTSSGRKTSSETIDNYLRMLENAYIIYRANRYDLRGRLHLKTLEKYYMVDAGIRNHLTGLRNTDYGHMLENVVFMELLRRGFDVCIGKLDQYEVDFVATKADEKIYFQVAATIMDENTRLRELRPLQLVPDNYPKVILSMDECVFRDFLGIRCANIVEWLLG
- a CDS encoding nucleotidyltransferase domain-containing protein codes for the protein MASLIGAEQQAFFVAHGVLAAYLFGSRAKGEARPHSDYDLAVLFAGYRPEEHNIALRLEMAEELAERLGEKVDLVFLQSASIVMRFEIVSTGKVVYCANDDARTDFEDLVFRDYLDFKPFLDQYYREVAEAVRGGHFFAKQKAPSLLLRRGR
- a CDS encoding AAA family ATPase; the encoded protein is MKIILVGVACVGKSTVGKLLADSVGYKFIDFDAEVEKHFNRPITLIKNQFFSEHGFRAKAQVVLHRILHENSDNFVLTMPPGGLMDSYWRIIRADDSLTTIALKDSPENILKRLVFYDDYSRPMASPVTHENAWRYLREIKLDMRYFGRTHARAKFQKQIDGKGAAQVAEDLREMLGLQRLLRDNHFAEPDR
- a CDS encoding sugar transferase, which encodes MNSAHLRIKRLVDLFVALIAILLLSPLCGLIAILIKVESRGPVLFLQRRIGKDNTEFQMLKFRTMYANTPPNVPTHLLASPETYITKVGRVLRRTSLDELPQLINILRGDMSLVGPRPALWNQYDLTAKRQANGANALRPGITGWAQVSGRDSLSIDEKAQYDGHYAKHLSLAFDAKILFLTAWNVILARGVLEGASTDAANNHNGGRELHR
- a CDS encoding Fic family protein; its protein translation is MREFNYRAIDAELMTPEIMNLVAALHEHKGRQAQFLAAKADVLEALLRVAKIQSTGASNRIEGIFTSEARLEQLVAHNAEPLTRDEAEIAGYREVVSTIHENYAHIALSPNVILQLHRDLYAFHPLAFAGKYKNQDNVIEEEDESGGRRVRFKALSAFDTPQALASLCEAYHSAISEGRIDPLLLIAKFVLDFLCIHPFNDGNGRLSRLLTLLLLYQQGYTVGKYISLEAIIERSKESYYESLRQSSQGWHEARHSYQPFVAYQLGVLLKAYKEFAARLEPIVVTKLGKADRVREMFTRQLGKISKTDIVQCCPDISVTTIEKALADLLQEGYIKKVGSGRATAYVRRLI
- the galU gene encoding UTP--glucose-1-phosphate uridylyltransferase GalU; the encoded protein is MKVRKAVIPAAGLGTRFLPATKAQPKEMLPIVDKPTLQYIVEEAIASGIEEILIITGRNKKSIEDHFDKSVELELELAQKGKHELLEQVRRISDLVNIHYVRQKEPKGLGHAVYCARSFIGNEPFAVLLGDDIVDGEPPCLAQLIRQYDEHQATILGVQEIPREDVKKYGIVAGQMLEDRLCKVTDLVEKPAVTDAPSNIAILGRYIITPRIFELLQHARPGAGGEIQLTDALKDLARLEPMYAYSFSGRRYDVGDRLGFLEATIDFALRRADLKGDLLKYLHRVLKNEGGKTQ
- a CDS encoding polysaccharide biosynthesis protein — its product is MSLLWKYKLLLALSDVVALAASGLAGLLLRFDGYLPPIFYGTWLRYLLLVAPVYLVVYYSFGLYSRIWRYASVRDLLSIVLAVGLATTSLFVVFYAVPNMGFPRSVFVMQFFLNVAAVGGTRFGIRVVDNLTRRSGRAPGRQKVLVIGAGDAGRSLVEEIAKHPELDYSIIGFLDDDPAKSGMQLAGIRILGRVSLLEQVATEQGIEHVIIAMPSAPAVLVRDITLRCRKLNIMPKTVPSLHRLLRDSFKMNEVRDVQIEDILPRPEVKMNGDTINSYIRGKRVLITGAGGSIGSELSRQIARLNPEHLLLLGRGENSIFEIHRELTGAYQLLPITPLIADIRDAVRINAVFTGYEPHVVFHAAAYKHVPLMESHPAEALQNNVLGTNNVALAALHHHTERFVLISSDKAVNPSGVMGASKRLAEVLLQGLNNNGPSTKFMSVRFGNVLGSRGSVIPIFKEQIAKGGPVTVTHPDMMRYFMTIPEAVSLVIQAGAMGNGGEVFVLDMGRPVKVLDLALDLINLSGLRPYQDIPIVFSGLRPGEKLVEEIHTGAEGLHPTKNPHIFVTSPPFVDQDTWRNVSTATKTLSQRCTSEELMEFARSVEALLLTQAAATLERLLP